One genomic segment of [Phormidium] sp. ETS-05 includes these proteins:
- a CDS encoding DUF389 domain-containing protein, which translates to MQRKCDRGNFLYGAIRELPLLPHRKAEAMAKVTEEDIQRLRQNLMEDAELDLNYIVLAVSSAAIATMGLINNSPAAIIGAMIVAPLMLGIRGVAMGALEGDLELFRKSFTTVVVGTILGVGLAWLIGRVVNLPASEFGSEIQSRIQPNLVDLGVAIAAGAISGFAKIRPKISDTLAGTAIAVALMPPLCVVGLSLSQAYWGGAGGAFLLFFTNFLGIALACMIIFIWGGYVENHNPQALGWTLVLTGAIVFPLFFRFWNLLQEAQIRSTLKETLLRETITVGQQVERLDRIDIDWTKKPPEVRLNVRSTVSITPKQVQSVEEYLYKRLGRQFTLVFEVSQVREVRATTASQGEPLVPSPRVLPRLQRTLTPAPKEEQGSGGTGE; encoded by the coding sequence ATGCAGCGGAAGTGCGATCGCGGCAATTTCCTCTACGGAGCAATTCGTGAATTGCCTCTACTACCTCATCGGAAAGCGGAAGCAATGGCTAAAGTTACAGAAGAAGATATTCAACGGCTGCGGCAAAATTTGATGGAAGATGCCGAGCTGGACCTGAACTATATCGTGTTGGCGGTCAGCTCCGCCGCGATCGCCACAATGGGGTTAATCAACAACAGCCCTGCTGCCATTATCGGGGCGATGATTGTGGCTCCCTTGATGCTGGGGATTCGGGGCGTGGCGATGGGAGCATTAGAGGGTGACTTAGAGTTATTTAGAAAGAGCTTTACCACGGTAGTGGTGGGGACAATTTTGGGCGTGGGTTTGGCTTGGTTAATTGGGCGGGTGGTCAACTTGCCCGCTTCGGAATTCGGCTCGGAAATCCAATCCCGAATTCAGCCGAATTTGGTGGATTTGGGGGTGGCGATCGCCGCCGGTGCTATCAGTGGCTTTGCCAAAATTCGCCCCAAAATCAGTGACACTCTCGCCGGTACTGCGATCGCGGTGGCTCTGATGCCTCCTCTTTGCGTGGTCGGTTTGAGTCTGTCTCAGGCATATTGGGGGGGTGCTGGCGGAGCATTTCTGCTGTTTTTCACCAATTTTCTCGGCATCGCCTTGGCTTGCATGATTATTTTCATCTGGGGGGGATACGTGGAAAACCACAATCCCCAGGCTTTGGGTTGGACTCTGGTGCTGACAGGGGCGATCGTTTTTCCCCTGTTTTTTCGCTTCTGGAATTTGCTCCAAGAAGCGCAAATCCGCTCCACGCTCAAGGAAACCTTGCTCCGGGAAACAATTACCGTGGGCCAACAGGTGGAAAGGCTCGATCGCATCGATATCGACTGGACGAAAAAGCCGCCGGAAGTCCGCTTAAATGTGCGATCGACCGTCAGCATCACCCCCAAACAAGTCCAGAGTGTCGAAGAATACCTCTACAAGCGTCTCGGGCGCCAGTTCACCCTAGTATTTGAAGTCAGCCAAGTGCGAGAAGTCCGCGCCACCACCGCCAGTCAAGGTGAGCCCCTCGTACCATCTCCAAGGGTTCTCCCGCGTCTGCAACGCACATTAACACCAGCTCCCAAGGAAGAGCAGGGGAGCGGGGGAACAGGGGAGTAG
- the panB gene encoding 3-methyl-2-oxobutanoate hydroxymethyltransferase, whose translation MSVTIQQLSQWKQQGRAIVALTAWDYSSAKLLDAAGVDLILVGDSLGMVVLGYDTTLPVTLEEMLHHAKAVVRGVKNALVVVDLPFMTYQESIQQALQSAGRVLKETGAKAVKLEGGYPEMAETVSRLVAAGIPVLGHVGLTPQSVHQLGWRQQGKTEAARAQILAEALALEAAGAFAVVLEHISPQLGAEISQKLTIPTIGIGAGPDCDGQILVAHDLLGMSERLPPFAKAYANLGVLATEAVQQYAAEVRSRQFPLRSNS comes from the coding sequence ATGTCTGTTACCATCCAGCAATTGAGCCAGTGGAAGCAACAGGGACGAGCGATCGTCGCCCTGACGGCTTGGGATTATAGTTCGGCGAAGCTGCTGGATGCGGCGGGGGTGGATTTAATTTTGGTGGGGGATTCCCTGGGGATGGTGGTTTTGGGCTACGATACCACCCTCCCCGTGACCCTAGAAGAAATGCTCCATCACGCTAAGGCGGTGGTTAGAGGGGTGAAAAACGCCCTGGTAGTGGTGGATTTGCCGTTTATGACTTACCAAGAAAGCATCCAGCAAGCGTTACAGTCGGCGGGGCGGGTCCTGAAGGAAACCGGAGCTAAGGCGGTGAAACTGGAGGGGGGCTATCCTGAGATGGCGGAAACGGTTTCACGTTTAGTGGCGGCGGGTATCCCGGTTTTGGGTCATGTGGGACTGACACCGCAATCAGTTCATCAGTTGGGATGGCGTCAACAGGGCAAAACGGAGGCGGCGAGAGCCCAAATTTTGGCGGAAGCTCTGGCTCTGGAGGCGGCGGGGGCTTTTGCGGTGGTGTTGGAACATATTAGTCCCCAGTTGGGGGCAGAGATATCCCAAAAACTGACTATTCCTACTATTGGTATTGGTGCGGGGCCCGATTGCGATGGCCAAATTTTGGTAGCTCACGATTTATTGGGGATGTCGGAGCGGCTACCACCTTTTGCTAAGGCTTATGCTAATTTGGGGGTTCTGGCCACAGAGGCGGTGCAGCAATATGCAGCGGAAGTGCGATCGCGGCAATTTCCTCTACGGAGCAATTCGTGA
- a CDS encoding 2'-5' RNA ligase family protein, producing the protein MTNSAEKIYFIALLPPAEFQAEVTTIKEYFATQYNSSHALKSPPHITLQAPFKWDEGRLPELAQVLAEFAAGYPPVPIIISGFGAFPPRVIYINPLKTPELMAVQGDLKARLQSNLGIVDEKDNGRPFSPHMTVAFKDLSKSAFKTAWPEFKQRPLFFQFDATNLTLLVHEGGRWHVKSEFPFVPSP; encoded by the coding sequence TTGACTAATTCTGCCGAAAAAATCTATTTTATCGCCTTGCTGCCCCCGGCAGAGTTTCAAGCGGAAGTCACCACAATTAAGGAATATTTTGCCACTCAATATAACAGTAGTCATGCTTTAAAATCTCCCCCTCACATCACTTTACAGGCGCCGTTTAAATGGGATGAGGGACGGTTGCCGGAATTGGCGCAAGTTCTGGCGGAATTTGCCGCCGGCTACCCGCCAGTCCCAATCATTATTAGTGGTTTTGGTGCTTTCCCGCCTCGGGTAATTTACATTAATCCTCTGAAAACGCCGGAGTTGATGGCGGTGCAGGGGGATTTAAAGGCTCGACTGCAATCAAATTTGGGCATTGTGGATGAAAAAGATAATGGGCGTCCGTTTTCCCCGCATATGACTGTAGCGTTTAAGGATTTATCCAAATCCGCTTTTAAGACGGCTTGGCCAGAATTTAAGCAGCGTCCCTTATTTTTTCAGTTCGATGCTACTAATTTAACTTTATTAGTCCATGAAGGAGGGCGCTGGCACGTGAAATCGGAGTTTCCTTTTGTCCCTAGTCCCTAG